Proteins encoded together in one Bacteroidales bacterium window:
- a CDS encoding right-handed parallel beta-helix repeat-containing protein, whose amino-acid sequence MKHVFIIYCISLSVYLSGQDVFYVQDPAYDDVYGSYASDLNLGTDIARPWATWQRAFNIARAGDTVYFRGGTWYPPTKSSVGYAVTRIDPDLGYGNNGTPENPICFFAYPPDFAEGNYPILDCTYASEPGTGNNGIGIANATYIKFKGLTVRNVRMLDPSHNCVGVSGGRLGTVHFEQMTVHNVGGAGMWAREYDTVYFINCDVYNCCDSLDVSWPGGDGDGIMASSRGDENDTTYLTVLRGCRVWNVSDDGYDIGSTKQIQIDSCWTFNNGNYGEYSGDGTGFKFSYSRVLTDGKRWTRNCISARNRATGFAELNLYSEDYGPRMYYFNNSSYGDGQGFGAGPNYFDCGVDPAHDVYRNNIIFAQRSDYQCAFSACNYEYPLYITQDHNTWIQGPYHRSADNPDYNVTEGDFESLDMDQLLRPRKPNGSLPDITFMRPVTGSDLIDRGIDVGLLYSGSARDLGAHELGSVSISLIAPVNGSEYEEGDQIVMQAETADESGFVNSVSFYLDGELFLGNGEMISQSVWKFVWDSDVTGDHSLRSEAVDRSGMSTFSNVIEISINASDPPDPPDTTYNDFEIYPNPNSGEFTLELEKALEESSNINVMGMDGRIHDSSNTINEGEKTKLMTFQAFLSPGVYVLWFVNQRVQKTFNKPLRFIVQ is encoded by the coding sequence ATGAAACACGTCTTTATCATATATTGTATTTCCCTAAGCGTTTATTTGTCAGGACAGGATGTTTTTTACGTGCAGGATCCGGCTTATGATGATGTTTATGGTTCCTATGCAAGTGATCTTAATCTCGGGACAGATATAGCCAGGCCCTGGGCAACCTGGCAAAGAGCCTTTAATATAGCAAGGGCCGGGGATACGGTATATTTCAGAGGCGGTACATGGTACCCTCCAACCAAATCCTCTGTGGGATATGCTGTTACACGAATTGATCCGGATCTGGGATATGGGAATAATGGAACGCCAGAGAATCCCATTTGTTTTTTCGCCTATCCTCCCGACTTTGCAGAAGGCAATTATCCCATACTGGATTGTACCTATGCTAGCGAGCCAGGGACCGGGAACAATGGAATTGGAATAGCCAATGCCACCTATATTAAATTTAAGGGCCTTACGGTTAGGAATGTCAGAATGTTGGATCCATCCCATAACTGCGTGGGGGTGAGCGGAGGACGACTGGGTACGGTTCATTTTGAACAAATGACCGTACACAATGTTGGCGGGGCCGGCATGTGGGCGAGGGAATACGATACGGTATATTTCATAAATTGCGATGTATATAATTGCTGTGATAGTCTGGATGTTTCCTGGCCTGGTGGTGATGGAGATGGCATAATGGCATCCAGCAGGGGTGATGAGAATGATACTACCTACCTGACAGTTCTCAGAGGTTGCAGGGTATGGAATGTGTCAGATGACGGATATGATATCGGGAGCACCAAACAAATTCAGATAGATAGTTGCTGGACCTTTAATAATGGGAATTACGGGGAATATTCTGGAGATGGTACGGGTTTTAAATTCTCCTATAGCCGGGTATTAACCGATGGTAAGAGATGGACGAGGAACTGCATCTCTGCTCGCAACAGGGCGACGGGTTTTGCAGAGCTGAATCTTTATAGTGAAGATTATGGCCCCAGGATGTATTATTTCAATAATAGTTCCTATGGGGACGGTCAGGGATTTGGAGCAGGCCCCAATTATTTCGATTGTGGAGTTGATCCTGCTCATGATGTGTATAGGAATAATATTATATTCGCTCAACGTAGCGATTACCAGTGTGCGTTTAGTGCTTGTAATTACGAATATCCCTTATATATCACCCAGGATCATAATACATGGATCCAGGGGCCCTATCATCGATCCGCAGATAATCCCGATTACAATGTAACAGAGGGGGATTTTGAGAGTCTTGATATGGATCAGCTTTTGAGACCCAGAAAACCAAATGGTTCGTTGCCCGATATTACTTTTATGAGACCTGTGACGGGCTCAGACTTAATTGACCGTGGCATTGATGTGGGTCTACTCTACAGTGGTTCTGCACGTGATCTCGGTGCTCATGAGCTTGGATCAGTGTCAATCAGCCTCATTGCACCGGTGAATGGAAGTGAGTATGAGGAAGGTGACCAGATAGTAATGCAGGCTGAAACAGCCGATGAAAGTGGTTTTGTGAATTCTGTGAGCTTTTATCTTGATGGAGAGTTATTTTTGGGCAATGGTGAGATGATTTCTCAATCTGTATGGAAATTTGTCTGGGATAGCGATGTTACAGGCGATCATAGCCTCAGGTCAGAGGCAGTTGACAGGAGTGGGATGTCAACATTTTCAAATGTGATAGAGATTTCCATTAATGCTTCTGATCCGCCTGACCCACCTGACACAACGTATAATGATTTCGAGATTTATCCGAATCCAAATTCTGGAGAATTTACACTTGAATTAGAAAAAGCTTTGGAAGAATCAAGCAATATCAATGTCATGGGAATGGACGGAAGAATCCACGATAGCAGTAATACCATTAATGAGGGAGAAAAGACCAAATTGATGACTTTTCAGGCCTTTTTGTCGCCCGGTGTATATGTTCTCTGGTTTGTAAATCAACGGGTACAAAAAACCTTTAATAAGCCTCTCCGTTTTATAGTTCAATAG
- a CDS encoding sugar transferase has product MKRLFDIVVSISGLLILSPLFAVIAVLIKIRMPGPVFFRQQRAGRWGKEFTLVKFRSMFLEHRGSTVSIKGESRITKLGGILRKFKLDELPELWNVLKGDMSLVGPRPDMPWYAKMLSGEELLILELRPGITGPASLKYANEEELLSKVEDPIKYNEEVIWPDKVRINLDYYHSMNFFGDLLIIWRTIFRRC; this is encoded by the coding sequence TTGAAAAGGTTGTTTGATATCGTGGTTTCCATATCGGGTTTATTGATACTTTCACCTTTATTTGCAGTGATTGCTGTCCTGATTAAGATCAGGATGCCAGGCCCTGTCTTCTTCCGCCAGCAGAGAGCTGGCAGATGGGGGAAGGAATTTACCTTGGTTAAATTCCGTTCGATGTTTCTTGAACATAGAGGAAGTACAGTTTCAATTAAAGGAGAAAGCAGGATAACTAAATTGGGTGGAATACTTAGAAAATTTAAGCTTGATGAACTACCTGAATTGTGGAATGTTCTCAAAGGTGATATGAGCCTTGTCGGGCCCAGACCTGATATGCCCTGGTATGCAAAAATGCTCTCCGGGGAAGAGTTATTAATCCTGGAACTAAGACCTGGAATAACAGGGCCGGCATCTTTGAAGTATGCGAATGAGGAGGAACTGCTTTCAAAAGTGGAGGATCCGATAAAATACAATGAAGAGGTGATTTGGCCGGATAAAGTTAGAATCAACCTGGATTACTATCATAGTATGAACTTTTTTGGAGACCTGCTTATAATCTGGAGGACCATTTTCAGAAGGTGTTAG
- a CDS encoding sugar-transfer associated ATP-grasp domain-containing protein produces MRRVIYLLYYFKQTDYKKLWKFVRYATDKTAKPGCRVFADAVCAVFRYNISILDYFYFRFFELEKSDRKTWAGTGYLYEYQLAMNPKKSRELLENKIQFLDHFGKFVNRRYYSLKELKENVKAMETVFSDPAARLVLKNSRGQVGAEVEVISVSGYTADSLINYMSKKDYDLLEEYVVQHPSIMKLSPSGLNTVRIFTQVHDGSVSFLGARLRISVNSTVDNMGAGNLAAPVDLSSGIVCGPGVYSDITKDDTAIHPVTGIAIEGFQIPFWSEVMKLAEDAALFSSENKSVGWDIAITKGGPQLIEGNHNWCKLLWQLPVKQGLKNELSRV; encoded by the coding sequence ATGAGAAGGGTCATATATCTGTTATATTATTTTAAGCAGACGGATTATAAAAAGCTCTGGAAGTTTGTTCGTTATGCTACTGATAAGACTGCAAAACCAGGATGCAGAGTTTTCGCGGATGCAGTTTGTGCAGTTTTCAGATATAACATATCTATACTGGATTATTTCTATTTTCGATTTTTTGAACTGGAAAAGTCTGACCGGAAAACATGGGCGGGAACAGGATATCTGTATGAGTACCAGCTTGCAATGAATCCTAAAAAGAGCAGAGAATTACTCGAAAATAAGATACAGTTTTTGGATCATTTCGGGAAATTTGTTAATCGTAGGTATTATAGCCTGAAGGAGTTGAAGGAAAATGTTAAAGCCATGGAGACAGTTTTCAGTGATCCTGCTGCACGTCTGGTATTAAAGAATTCACGCGGACAGGTTGGTGCGGAAGTGGAAGTTATTTCCGTTTCCGGGTATACTGCTGACTCCCTAATTAACTATATGTCCAAGAAGGATTATGATCTGCTTGAAGAGTATGTGGTACAACACCCTTCTATAATGAAGTTATCTCCTTCCGGCCTGAATACCGTAAGGATCTTCACTCAGGTACATGACGGGAGTGTCAGTTTTCTGGGAGCCCGGCTCCGGATTTCTGTAAATTCAACGGTTGACAATATGGGAGCAGGCAACCTGGCTGCCCCTGTCGATCTAAGCTCAGGAATTGTATGTGGCCCCGGTGTCTATAGTGATATTACCAAAGATGACACGGCAATTCACCCGGTCACCGGAATAGCGATTGAAGGATTCCAAATTCCCTTCTGGAGTGAGGTGATGAAACTGGCTGAAGATGCTGCCTTGTTCTCTTCAGAAAATAAATCGGTAGGATGGGATATCGCTATAACGAAAGGGGGACCCCAATTGATCGAAGGCAATCATAATTGGTGTAAATTACTTTGGCAGCTACCGGTGAAACAGGGCCTGAAAAATGAGTTAAGCAGGGTTTAA
- a CDS encoding sugar-transfer associated ATP-grasp domain-containing protein — translation MDHRLFEDFAVIPLVTYVSGMFFGPDMQKLGTEEVKSIMSEYNGLIVIKQEAGRGGKQIQFVHSNEFSAELLRKDRNYVIQPIIKQYKALNELYPDSVNTFRVTTFLGHEGNVSVKFVALRFGSDGSKVDNLTSGGQFVYFSPEGVPSEVAYVGKLLLPDDGRHKNTGFAYRDLKIPVFDKILEKCKFAHLQCPYLRIIGWDVCVTETGEPKLLEWNAFSPALVEVESVFGPFWPDQKEIDELDNCYRNVEYY, via the coding sequence ATGGATCACAGGCTTTTTGAAGATTTTGCAGTTATCCCGCTAGTTACTTACGTATCAGGTATGTTTTTCGGTCCGGATATGCAGAAATTGGGTACCGAAGAGGTCAAAAGTATCATGTCTGAATATAATGGGCTCATAGTAATCAAACAAGAAGCCGGTAGGGGAGGAAAACAGATTCAGTTTGTTCATTCCAACGAATTCAGTGCTGAGCTGTTAAGAAAGGATCGGAATTATGTAATTCAACCAATTATTAAGCAATATAAGGCACTTAATGAACTTTACCCGGATAGTGTAAATACCTTTAGGGTAACGACATTTTTAGGGCATGAGGGCAATGTCAGTGTAAAGTTCGTAGCATTGAGGTTTGGTAGCGATGGTTCAAAGGTTGACAATCTTACATCTGGTGGACAATTTGTTTACTTCAGTCCTGAGGGGGTACCTTCTGAAGTTGCATACGTTGGTAAGTTGTTACTTCCCGATGATGGTAGGCACAAAAACACAGGATTTGCCTATAGGGATTTGAAGATTCCCGTATTTGATAAGATCCTGGAAAAATGTAAGTTTGCACATCTTCAATGCCCTTATCTCAGGATTATTGGATGGGATGTATGTGTTACAGAGACAGGTGAACCTAAGCTCTTAGAATGGAATGCATTCAGTCCTGCTCTTGTTGAAGTCGAATCGGTATTTGGACCTTTCTGGCCGGATCAGAAAGAAATTGATGAACTAGATAATTGTTATAGAAATGTGGAATACTATTAA